The Astyanax mexicanus isolate ESR-SI-001 chromosome 8, AstMex3_surface, whole genome shotgun sequence sequence aagatgaGCAAAACGTAACCAATGCAGGTCAAAGTCATAATACACATTCATGTTTCACATTGTCATGTGAAATAGAAGTGAGCTGGGGCTAAACTAGAAGCTTGGCTATACAAAAAGTCTCTATTTAGGTGGGAAATCAGTAattgtaaaattattaaaataataatattgcatgGTGAACATTCACCCAATTACtgaaacaaaatgcaaaacatgCTAGCTAACTTGATTACCACAAACAATAAATTACAAAAGTGAGCAAAGGCCAGATAAATGCATATTCACTACAATACCTTATggaacattattgtttttttatcataaaactgtatatataacTGTCTCGGTTGCGGCACTGGGCAATTTGTGTGGCAGCTCTTTTCAGCTTAAGACATATCTGAGCGATTAGCACGCTGGCTTACAATGAGCAACAAAATCACAAAGAGGTGATACAACAGTTTCGTtgcagactgactgactgactgtttaTTTAAAGCCAGTATGGGAGGAATGGTCTATATAGACACAACCTGGGATCTTTACTGTTTTAGGTCTGTATATCTGAAATTGTTAATACCGGTGAATCCCTTTAAATCTAATGTAATTTTGATctttataaaaataagagacaaatACATACAAAGAAACATGTACAGTGACCCATACATTTCTTAAGAAACACTTTGTGGTCATTAGTCAGGTGTTGAATAACTTACCATTTTGAAAAAGCCTCTCCACCCTGTGAGAAAATCTCTCTGTTGTTTTATGATAGCTTCTGCCTGGAGGTACTTAAAAATATGCTACAAGAAGAATAAGGAAAGAGAACTGGTTAGAAGCTGGTTAGAAGCATGCCTGCAAGTTTACGCTGGGAAAAAATTAACAAAAGCTAATTAGAAAACAAATAAGCACACAAGAGGTGCTGACCTTGGGACAGCGACGGTTAAGAGTTCGCTGGGAATCAAAGTAGGTGATGAACCGTTGCTTAATGTCCACAGACACTAGTGACCAATGCACTTCCAGATGAATAGGAATCAAGAGTAGATCCTTGCTGAAGATATCAACCTGAAATCAGTGTGTAAAGAAAACCAAATGTATTacgcacacaaatacacacaagtaTAAGACTTCCATTGGTATTATCGAAAACAACAAAAGGCTCTAAAGGCATAAGACTTCCATTCCATTCTGTTTCTTTGTGTAGTCTCAAATGAAgaaccatgaaaaaaaaatgactggatcagtaaaaaaaataatctcttttaaatcagaggaaaaatcTTACATTTTTTGTCCACCGCTTAACCCCATCATAACCTTTAGTTCTGAGCTTGTCATAGAAGAAACTGTTGAAGAAATGAACCTAGAAAACatggattaaaaaatatttattttatatgcattcAGCCCATTAAATGACCTAAATCATATCATATACAATGACAGCTTACTTTCACAAGatattgtttttgtgtattttgtccaCAAAGAATGTAAGTGTCATATTCACCTTGTCAGGAACTGTATCCATTACAAGGTCCCCATACATGTtcataacctgaaataaacagaTCAACagggaaaataaataattaactatAAGAGTTACACTTAACTATCCTAATTACAACTTTCCATTCTTTACCTGGTCATTAAGCCAGTTCTGCCCATAAAGGGTGCTGAGATCATCCATGGTCAGGACATGGCGCTTGTAGTTCACACTGAACCCTCGCACCATGCTTGTACCCGGGGAGCGCTGGTAGGACTGGATTATCTGTTGCACCTCTGCCTTCCTAATAAATCCAATTGAAACAAATTTTGTAAAAGATgtatgtgtagtatgtgtgtatgtgtatgtgtatgttcactaggggtgtcacgattctctaaatcctcgattcgatttcattttcgatttgagggtcacgattcgattcgattctcgattttcttgtttttttttcttgttattattttatgcctcataaaatttaaataatatatttattattattattattattataaatattataaatattattattattatttattaagatatatatggtaatgccatctagtgactttttttggtagcaacagtgtgcactattaaaacaagcagtttatcagagctgtgtgtggatggctggtgaaactgctcattacatgaagctgcagttcttcatccaaccactagcagcagcagcacaagccccgctctcttcactcagtcactacttcagtacagcccagccacgggctacagagctcagccagtccgtttttactgtttctgtaatcaaataaaggttttaaccccactaaccggataatacagctcactacagttcatctttcagcccaagcagctaacagcagcaggttagaacagccgacacggaggcactgctcggattacattataaacaggtcagttagcgcgctgctaacctcaggatgtttataactacggagtttagtggacacaccgcggccgccaggtaagtcttttaaaggctactgaagactattaaaggctattagagtgtaacccctggctcccaggggttacaagaggttattgaaagcattattggggggcagaaatcagtacaggctggttagataagtgatgtgggtattgtcttataaatatttacacataacttatatctctcctgaaaagcttttattttagtcagaaacacgcttgtgtttactttatctgagagaaagatgtttttttaattcaatggaaagcaacaggtgtagtcaattataagtttaagatttttaatccacctcactgtgatctatagtcagtgttctcaagtcacactgacacacgcatttcagcgagttcacacgctctcacctgcgcacacccacccctccgttagatacagatacaaaacctgcgcgcccaacccccgccccccctcccccgttggacagataaaaacagtgatcacactcccgccgactgcgctcatgcagtggctatctctatttaaatgaataggatgcgctgtgttggtgccgcgccatttgcgtagcgcgctgcgctatttgcgtagcgcgcgcggcagggatcgtcgatcctctttttgacttcgatactcgagatcgtgacctcatttcgattcgatttcgataaaatatcgagatcgtgacacccctaatgttcACTACTGTAGAACATGTATTCTGgtgtattatattacatatataggcacacacacaaatattacaTTTAGAATAAAATGCAGAACTGTTTAACAAACATACCTGTGAGGTTGCGAGAAATTCTCATTGAAGATCTCCTGCAGTTGCTCTACAATGTCATCAGAATGTATAGGGATTAGGCTGCCATATTTATGGAGAGACTCATCCAAGATGCCTACCAGatagaaatatatacaaaaaatagttTTCAACTTGTGGCTATGAATCTTATAGTACAACACACTGCAACTATGAGCAGCAGCCATTAATGGACAAAAATTAGGACAGAAATTGGGATGTGTGGCTAAAGCAAACCGAAAAACAAAGACAAACAGCTAAATGGGGTTAAAGCCTGTTTtaggcaataaaaaaaatgttgttgtgtTTGCCACCATTGAAAGAATATTTAAGCGTTTTCTTTTCCCTGTCCTGGAAACAGAGTGGCTTACAATACTGGAAAGAGCATGTCtgttaaaaatagctaaaattattaacaaaaatattccAGAAAGCTAAGctttaaattagcattttttgGATACAACATTTTGTAATCAGGCATGGTGCAGCGTGAACACCCCATCAGCAACTACTTGTTTAGTGTGAATAATGCTGCATCCACATATCAGTAACGTAAAGGCAGTTAATGTCATATAGTACTTGCCATGTTGTATCGTGCATGAACTGTAAACTTTTTAATGTTTCTCAAACCAATTTATTTAGTATCAAGACCATCAAATATATTGATAACACCAAACTGAGGAAATTTTAGTCACAGTCCTCTTAATATATTGGATATTTTGGGGGGGCCCCTCCCAGAGGTGCAAAATGGTTTAGTCCACTGTACAGTGACTGGCAACAAGTGTAACACCAGTGAGCCCATATTGAAAGACCTGGGGACTAGAGACATCATGCTTACCAAAAAGCTGAAATCAGGTTatcaaaagaaaggaagaaaaaaaagaaggcagAATGAGGGAGGCAGTTGTTGACTGCTTTCTTTCCCAAAGGTAAACCGAATTTGCTTGTTATGCGAAGTCCAATTAAAGTTAACGTAGTCCACTCCAGACAGCTGCTGGTGTTTCTATGCTCATGTGAAGTCATTAGCTTAGCTAGTTGCCAACCAGGCTGCTTCTGGCTGTAAGTATTTAGACAATTATGAGCCGGCTAACGTTAGTGGTTACATTTGTTGgtttgcgagagagagagatatggatgCTGGTTGAATTGCTGCCTAAATGTGATTTGTTTACCCTGAGTTTAAAGTAAGTTATCCTTTGGTCCAGTGCGTGTACTATAGCCcattaagattattatttttgCCATACATTTTTTGCAGCATTATTGTAGCTTACAACTTTATTAATGCTTCATTATTTTAGATAAATCATGCTTCGTGTACTGGCATTGATAgaggcccactgacattgagagtgcaCAAGGCcaagaatttgctgctacacccctgaTCAAGAGTATAACATTTGttattttgcaacttcaaaaGGGTACTACAGTAGAATTTACCTTGGACACAGGACACATGCTCTTCAGTGAGGGCAGCCTCCATCTTCTGCTTGGTCGCTTTCTCAAGCACTGAGGGAAAATTCCAACCTTCTGTTTTTCCAACACTAAGAGCTGAGCTGGACTGAGAAATGCCATGATAGCCATTCAAGTCACCAAATAGAGGTTCTGCAGGAATAGGagattcattttcatttttacctCCAAGAGTTACCACATGTATTAGAAAATCAAAGAATTTTCTCACTGAAAATTGCACAAAAAACTAAAGATGCCAAAAGTTTAGTTTATTTGGATCCTTAAACACACCTTAAActaaaattattttgtaaattgcAGTTTTACCTGTATCAATTCTATTGGCATTCTGCACTGCTAATCTTGAGCTGTTTAGGCAGGGGTCCAGTCTCTGCCTGCTTGCAAAAAGACTATATTGGCGCCACCGCCTTGCCCGCCTGTGCCCCAGCGTGCCCACCCACTGTGCACGTTGCCTCCATGTCTTCCAGTTGTGAGCGAGGCGGAAGCGCAGGCCCATGCAGGAACGAAGCCTTTTCCATCGCCTCAGCCTCTGCTGCCTGAGCCCCCGGAGACGAGCCTGCAGGGAGCTCTCAGGAAAGTCCCTGGCTTCGAGCCTGCCTGGCTCTTTATCTTCAGGTGACAGGTTCTGGAACAGTTGTGACGATGACGAAGACTCAGGAGGGATGTGCCAGTCCTCTAAtccatcctcctcctccagcgGTGCACATTCTGAATTAACTTCCTCCCCTTCTTCCATCTGATCATCTTCAAGTTCCTCGTCCTCTTCCTCCACCTCGTCATCATCTATCTCCTCGGGATCAATGTATTCTCCACTCCAGACCCTCTCTTTCTGGTTGAGTTTTAAGTGCATGGAGCTTTGGGCATTGTGAGGGGAGTCAGGGCTCAAGAGATGCCCTCGTCCCATTCCTCCATGAGTGCCCTCCTGGCTCACAGTCAGGGCGAGCTCACCCTGCCAGCGGTTATGAGCCAGGCTTGCCCCGCTGTCTCTCATGGTCCACCGGCACCCTGCAACCTGCGCCAGCTCGCCGCCTGGTAAAACACACAATGAAAGATGATCAGGTACATGTTTGATAACAAAAGCCTTTTCTCTAGATGTTGATGTAGTGTTGGTTATATCATGTTACTTtggattttgtatttttattctcattctaaaagtttaaataaaagctTGATGGTTTACAGCATAGAGTTAGAAGGAAAAAGCCTAAATGCCGTTATAATGATGAATGTAAATACAGTGAACAGGGTCCATTATAAAATAATTTCCAAAATGTCCTTATTAACAACACAGATGCGTGAAAAGCATAACATGACCTCTGGGTGTACAAAAAAATGATTATACTCAGGTATTTGctacaatttacatttttttttaaaattttttaattgtgtgGCTTGTTGTTTCAAAGCTGTTTATGgagataaattatatatttttattttaaagagttaaataatGCATGACCACAGCAAATTCTTTCACGTAAGTTATTGGAGGTGTCATTACAGTAATTGTTGACTACTGTAACAAATATTTGACAATTTGTTACACTGTGTCAAATATGGCAGCAAATGTGAAGCAATTTACTTGAAGCTTGACTCTAAAGTAGTTTTAATAACTACAATAAAATGGCTTGATAATgtataaagcatgtgtgtgttacGATaatatacaacaacaacaaatctTTCAGATGCTGTTTCGTACACAAGGATAGATTATACTGGTgctattttcttattattacagATCTAACTACCAGAGGCGGGTTCGATCTGCTCTGTATCTTGGATAAACAGATTGTTTTACTAAGAATGTGACAGGTTGGGCATTGACATTGAAAATCTGGTAAAACACTAGTTAAGAATCTGTGATGCTTTTTCATTACGGCCACTCTGGTCACTCAATGGACACACCCTCCGAGATGCcccattataatatttttatagttttaccctaTTCTGCACTTTTAGCTTACTTATCGTCAACTGTTTACATCTTTACAAATTTGCACTACTAATTATTATACAACTGCGTTCTTGCACTTtatgtatggctgacatcagtcatCTTCTCAATATGCACAATAACTGGTGTatattgttttactgtgtttaactgctCTACCTCCATTAACCACACACACTACAAgactacttttatactttatttttattgtatttttgtagcTGTATCATtctattttatcctttttttttgtaacatctATGTACTATGTATACCTGCTATTTCCCCGCTGGGCtcaataaatgtatgtatgtatgtatctacatatctatctatatataacCTTTGACACTGTACCACacgtaaaaaaatattatgactATTTTAAGTCATGTTAAgcaattttcttctttttgtattAATACTACACATAAGTGCATATAAATAGGTAGGGCTAGTCGACATAACCGacaatattgattatttaaaatgGTCGACTACAAAtatcattgtcgactaatcattaatttgtaacagcacTGCATTACActaagtgctggggacagaagcgctatgggagatgggtaaatggctcactcacacaggatACACTCAACTTCGTCTCTCTAtctctaaaagtgcccaaacagattacagtattttccatgtttaaataacatctagacatttaaataccttttaaatcttatttttagctgtttctatcatttttacaGATGCAGGCTATATCAGGAAAAAAATCGTTGACTAACCgacaaaataatcatcagattagtcgaataaattaccaaaataataattagttgcagcGCTATTAATAGGTAGTTAAATTTCCAGACTTTAGAAACGAGAAGAAACCCTGAGAAATACATTTAAGTTACCAAATGGCATCGACATGTTCACTGCACAGCAAGCAAGCAAggcagctaactaactagctaacgctagctacctaactaaaacaaactggcACATGCTAAGCTAACACATAGGTTAGTTAATTAGGGTTAGCTACCAGCTGCAGTTTAAACTTGCACAGCTAAACATCGACGCTTTTAGCTAGGTTATCTAAGCGTGTTATATTATCTAAGCTAGTGTTTGACAGTCAGGATCTgtgtaaaataaaagtgtatcTATATCTGCACAGGCTGAAGCTCCCAGGGAACAAATCCCACCCCCCAGCATTTTCCTCAACACAGCTAGGTTACAGCATTTAGCCACTTGCCGAGCAGCAGATTTATAAACACTACCCGTTGTTTCTGTCTTTACTCCACAGTAAGCTCTTATTCTGGGCTCCTGGGTGTTTTTCAGTTTGAGCTCATTACGGCAGAGATATCGGGCTGATCCCGGTCAGACTCGGGATTCTGACTTGGGTTAATAAAGCGTGAAAATTAGCCAGCTAACCCGGGTAGCCTGgtaacctagcttagcttagctaggctAGCGTATCTGCTAACACACTGATGAACACCCCGCACACTCGCTCCCGCTTCTTTTCACTAATACCGACAGAACACTCACCGTCCGCCTGCAGGTTTATATCAGTATCACAGACTCAGGGTCGCTGGGCGGGTTAATgtgtttttgtggggtttttaACACATTTGGCAGCGCGGAGATTTCAGCCCCAATCAATAAGCCCCGTCGCTTCTTTTCGGCGAAGGCATGACGACGCCTCGCCTGGTGGCGTCAGCAAATCTGCCCCGTTGCTGGAGAAGAAAAGGGGGCGCGCTCCAATCCACTGCCTAGTGCGCACTACCTAGGCCAAGTGCACACAGCGGGTTAATGTGGCCCAAATCAGatatatacacactaagaaaaataagtacagatttgtacttaaaagagtacaaagcttgtcgctagggctgtaccttatattgaggtacattagggtacctttcagtgaaaggattttttttttcgtacccatgttttttgtaccagtacaGATTATAAAGATTCTAAGGATTATATACAGTAACTGGTtgtgtgtcaagaacttgatacAGCATTGTttggctttcaaaaaaaaaaaaaaaagatatatattgataattagtacagtgatacaaaataccgaatgtaccttttggctggttaaatggtacaaatctgtacctccggctgttaggaaagacttagTACTTAAGAAgtaacacatctgaccctgtaaaaatCAATAGTAAACCTTtggggtacaattatgaaaagtgtatctttgtgtacaagaaagtacttatatcatacctctgttttatAGTGTGTagtcactaaataaataaagaaaaaataaatttaaaaaatcttataatgtactctgaatgcagagaagtgaaattatcaaattttgtggccttatgaattgtagtaacttttatacatgtagttgtcatgttccttctcagtttcttaaaaaatgttctgaaatttattttgcatgcatatgtatgtataaataggTTTAAAGAGGTTTTTTAATAGGAaaattttcaaaaataaatttgtttggtttgtgttCTATAAATGTGGGTCGCGTTGAGAACCCCTggtttaggctgttcacacaatcttttAAAATGACACGTATCTGACACCTGTTTGAGCAATTTGCGcatagtagttttattgtcaatactgcatatgtacaggacatacagataattgaaattacgttactctccttcccaatttaacagtaggtacagataatagatatagtaaaagaaagaatgggagacactatgtgtacaatacagcagggacacaaatagacatgagacagaaacaaggtgcagtagtggtgtgggagaaatagatatatacatataagtaaaaagaaataagatatataatctaaaagagtgggagacactaaatgtacaaaacaacaagacacaataaacatacgtaagacaaaggacaatagtgcaatattgatggtgattgagatggaatgacagtataaatagaacccatAAAacggtagtgcaaatatggtatataacttaaggctggtaaagtgaatgagtgcgtaaagtacgTAAAGTTCGCAGTTTTTGTGGAAtgaaagtgcgtattgacagtgcaagtatatcagtagtgcagatattgggtgtgtagtgcaagtccgtttggaagggaccagtaagGTGCACACATGCACGGCAGAGCAGTACTTAAATTCTTTTTAACCTTTAATTTTGGTTATTACACCATtacataccataccataccatacattttttggtatttattttatttatttatttattttttaatgcatatgTGAGGCATACAAGAAGGTCATATTTATATGTGGAAGAATATGTAaaaagtatatttggctgttAATATTCTTATTACATTCttacattcttgttgtaaacttactaaaacaaGGTTTTTCCATTTGTTCCCTTTGGGCAGCATTATGTAGATCACATTTGTTAGGGATTCCATGATAAATCTGTGGTGattcaaataattaaacatatatatattttttaattgtggcgttatttatttatttattttctttcaaaaataCAATTAATGCCATAGAAAGGTAAAACATTGACAAAACCTGAAGAGCTACTTCAGCTGAGCTATCACAGAGAATTTGCCCTAGCGagtatttttttctgctttaataGGTTATTGCTTTGAGGACTTGTGGTTTGTGTGTTATGTCACTTTTTGTTGATTATCTCTCTTCAGAACATCTCAGAGCCTGGGGGGTGATCATTACTTGAGATATTTGTTTTGACACTGAGCTGCTGTTTGACCTGATCCTGTGACCTTCTTAAGAGCCATTTGGGAGATGTGCAAGATGTTCAAGATACAATTGTTCCAGATTGTTTAAAAACTTTTGTCCAGATCTTTGAGTTATGAAAGCATGAAAAGAAATATGTGAATCTACATGTTTATAACAAGGTTATGATAAATACTTGTGACCACACCACAACTGTAggtaaaacaaatacattttccaATGTAAAGGTTTAAACCAATTTAAAACTTTGACATGTAGAAACaagtgaataaatatattttcattaaacATATTTGCTAAAACATGTAGATcctgaagaaaagagaagaaactgGTTGTGTTAAATCAGAATTGAGTATTAAGAATACCAGAGAATGTCACTCTTACCTGAATACTGTATACACTACCACATTTAATCACTTtacaaatcagtttttttaa is a genomic window containing:
- the senp3b gene encoding sentrin-specific protease 3b; the protein is MRDSGASLAHNRWQGELALTVSQEGTHGGMGRGHLLSPDSPHNAQSSMHLKLNQKERVWSGEYIDPEEIDDDEVEEEDEELEDDQMEEGEEVNSECAPLEEEDGLEDWHIPPESSSSSQLFQNLSPEDKEPGRLEARDFPESSLQARLRGLRQQRLRRWKRLRSCMGLRFRLAHNWKTWRQRAQWVGTLGHRRARRWRQYSLFASRQRLDPCLNSSRLAVQNANRIDTEPLFGDLNGYHGISQSSSALSVGKTEGWNFPSVLEKATKQKMEAALTEEHVSCVQGILDESLHKYGSLIPIHSDDIVEQLQEIFNENFSQPHRKAEVQQIIQSYQRSPGTSMVRGFSVNYKRHVLTMDDLSTLYGQNWLNDQVMNMYGDLVMDTVPDKVHFFNSFFYDKLRTKGYDGVKRWTKNVDIFSKDLLLIPIHLEVHWSLVSVDIKQRFITYFDSQRTLNRRCPKHIFKYLQAEAIIKQQRDFLTGWRGFFKMNVGRQNNDSDCGAFVLQYCKCLALGQLFSFSQQDMPKLRRLMYKELCHCKLSL